Proteins encoded within one genomic window of Azospirillaceae bacterium:
- a CDS encoding co-chaperone GroES gives MRFRPLHDRVVVKRVEQDQKTAGGIIIPDTVKEKPMEGEVLAVGPGARDENGKVVPLDVKVGDRVLFGKWSGTEVKL, from the coding sequence ATGCGTTTCCGTCCGCTGCATGACCGCGTGGTCGTCAAGCGCGTCGAGCAGGATCAAAAGACCGCCGGCGGCATCATCATCCCCGACACCGTCAAGGAAAAGCCGATGGAAGGCGAAGTCCTGGCCGTCGGTCCGGGTGCCCGCGACGAGAACGGCAAGGTCGTCCCGCTGGACGTCAAGGTCGGCGACCGCGTCCTGTTCGGCAAGTGGTCGGGGACCGAGGTGAAGCTCGA